Proteins encoded by one window of Dyella humicola:
- a CDS encoding histone deacetylase family protein: MLRLYTHAHCLQHDPGPDHAESPARLRAVLQALDHDRFAALDRIEAPRATREQLLRVHTAEHIDRILGIVPESGTVRLDEDTLMSHGSAEAALRAAGAAVAAVDAVLSGGGQAFCAVRPPGHHAPPDRAMGFCLFNNIAVAATHAMAAHGLKRVAIADFDVHHGNGTQDIFAKESRVLFISSHQMPLYPDSGREDERGVGNIVNAPLSPGDGSYEFRELWEGALIPRLHAFKPQLVLVSAGFDAHRNDPLADLRLGSEDYAWITSRLLDVAHAHAEGRLVSSLEGGYNLLALAASVAAHVGELLDA; the protein is encoded by the coding sequence ATGCTGCGGCTCTATACCCACGCCCACTGCCTGCAACACGATCCCGGCCCGGATCACGCCGAATCGCCAGCGCGTCTGCGTGCCGTACTTCAAGCGCTCGACCATGACCGCTTCGCTGCCCTGGACCGCATCGAGGCGCCGCGCGCAACGCGTGAACAGCTGCTGCGTGTGCATACCGCCGAGCACATCGATCGCATCCTGGGCATCGTGCCCGAGAGCGGCACCGTCCGGCTCGATGAAGACACCCTGATGTCCCACGGTTCGGCCGAAGCTGCGCTGCGGGCGGCCGGCGCCGCCGTGGCGGCCGTGGACGCCGTGCTCAGCGGCGGTGGGCAGGCCTTTTGCGCGGTGAGGCCACCCGGCCATCACGCGCCGCCGGACCGGGCCATGGGCTTTTGCCTGTTCAACAATATCGCCGTGGCGGCGACCCACGCCATGGCGGCCCATGGCCTCAAGCGCGTCGCCATCGCCGACTTCGACGTCCATCATGGCAACGGCACGCAAGATATCTTCGCCAAGGAATCGCGTGTGCTGTTCATTTCCAGCCACCAGATGCCCTTGTACCCCGACAGCGGGCGCGAGGACGAACGCGGCGTTGGCAATATCGTCAACGCGCCGTTGTCGCCGGGCGATGGCTCCTACGAGTTCCGCGAACTGTGGGAGGGCGCGCTAATCCCTCGGCTGCACGCGTTCAAGCCACAGCTGGTGCTGGTATCGGCAGGCTTCGACGCCCATCGCAATGACCCCTTGGCCGACCTGCGCCTGGGCAGCGAAGACTACGCCTGGATCACCAGCCGACTACTCGACGTGGCGCACGCCCACGCCGAGGGGCGATTGGTATCCAGTCTGGAAGGCGGCTACAACCTGCTGGCCCTGGCCGCGAGCGTCGCCGCACACGTCGGCGAGCTACTGGACGCCTAG
- a CDS encoding peptidylprolyl isomerase has translation MKQPFAMFLLAIATATALPTHAQLLPQAATGKQPLDRIVAVVDEGVILQSELNEAVRSVQQQYASNPGQLPPMDVLQRQVLDRLILMKLQVQRADDQGIRVSDADVDQAVNAVAQQNRMTADQLRAAVEHDGSSFAAFRHQLSDQLVAQRLHDSVVRDQVTVTDSEINNMLTSPSYKAGEIHLAHIQVSLPAGAGAADIKAAQEKSEQAINAIKGGMDFHAAAIRYSDAQDALEGGDLGWRRVDEVPPAFADAVANMKAGDVTAALRGPTGFHILKLIEQRAPSRQMVDEFHARQILIKPSELLTPEQAHQKAMDLYNQIVNKHEDFAKLAKENSKDDTTANNGGDMGWFAQQDWGTIIAQHLGEMKDNQVSQPFQSEIGWHILQRLGTRQADRTDEISRNQARQAIGNRKAEQVYEDYLREMRSNAYVNILVPELRESGEPQGAAKSP, from the coding sequence ATGAAGCAACCTTTCGCGATGTTCCTGCTCGCGATCGCTACGGCGACCGCCTTGCCCACCCATGCCCAGTTGCTGCCGCAGGCGGCCACCGGCAAACAGCCGCTCGACCGTATCGTGGCGGTGGTGGATGAAGGCGTCATCCTGCAGAGCGAGCTGAACGAAGCCGTGCGCTCCGTGCAGCAGCAGTACGCCAGCAATCCCGGCCAGCTACCACCGATGGATGTGCTCCAGCGACAGGTACTCGATCGCCTGATCCTTATGAAGCTGCAGGTGCAGCGTGCCGACGACCAGGGCATCCGCGTCTCCGATGCCGATGTGGACCAGGCCGTCAATGCGGTCGCCCAGCAGAACCGGATGACGGCGGACCAGTTGCGGGCAGCGGTTGAGCACGACGGCTCCAGTTTTGCCGCGTTCCGTCACCAGCTCTCTGACCAGTTGGTGGCCCAGCGCCTGCACGATAGCGTCGTGCGCGACCAGGTGACCGTCACGGACAGCGAAATCAACAACATGCTGACCAGCCCCTCCTATAAGGCTGGTGAAATCCATCTGGCGCATATCCAGGTCAGCCTGCCTGCCGGCGCCGGTGCCGCCGACATCAAGGCCGCTCAGGAAAAATCCGAGCAGGCCATCAATGCTATCAAGGGCGGCATGGACTTCCATGCAGCGGCGATCCGCTATTCCGATGCCCAGGATGCCCTTGAGGGCGGCGATCTTGGCTGGCGCCGTGTGGATGAAGTTCCGCCCGCCTTCGCTGACGCCGTCGCCAATATGAAGGCTGGCGATGTCACCGCTGCCTTGCGCGGTCCCACGGGTTTCCACATCCTCAAGCTGATCGAGCAGCGCGCACCGAGCCGCCAGATGGTGGACGAGTTCCACGCCCGCCAGATCCTGATCAAGCCCAGCGAGCTGCTGACGCCGGAGCAGGCCCATCAGAAGGCGATGGATCTGTACAACCAGATCGTCAACAAGCATGAGGACTTCGCCAAGCTGGCGAAGGAGAACTCCAAGGACGACACCACCGCGAACAATGGTGGCGACATGGGTTGGTTCGCGCAGCAGGACTGGGGCACGATCATTGCCCAGCACCTGGGCGAGATGAAGGACAACCAAGTCTCGCAGCCGTTCCAGAGTGAAATCGGCTGGCACATCCTGCAGCGCCTCGGCACTCGCCAGGCCGACCGCACGGACGAGATCTCGCGCAATCAGGCTCGTCAGGCCATCGGTAACCGCAAGGCCGAGCAGGTCTATGAAGACTACCTGCGCGAGATGCGTTCCAACGCCTACGTGAACATCCTGGTGCCCGAGCTGCGCGAGTCTGGCGAGCCGCAGGGCGCGGCGAAGTCCCCCTGA
- a CDS encoding LPS-assembly protein LptD, giving the protein MTPKLTSRHLPPRRLLAVAAAFALFGGPVEAQSAPQTSGPTITARAAAGCPLGAFHCAPRPVSFAMCRPNAMLDFYDPLLSKDSSVRATSNTYVYAERVDSSNQSIYHLEGRVKMERADQRVQADVADYNQDTSDYDARGNVRYQEVGQLMSSDHMRGNQDASTGIADNVTYQMLTSRGHGVAEQGQMLDDQRTRYFQATYSTCDVGSHVWELRAKDIRMDKETGEGIARSATMYVGNVPIFYMPYFSFPINDERKTGFLDPTIGNSSRSGLMISAPYYLNLAPNYDATLDPRIYTDRGVLLGGEFRYYVPGSTGQMNIEFLPNDRGTTDPDSVINTENTNRYLFKLNDYTHLFGPWAFTTSINRASDRNYLRDFGNDLFTASIGTLTSSAYVVGSGTWGGGSLWAAWIGADDYQNIDPSLPDSSVQYKRWPRAVFNVDVPIERWLEFGANTEAVAFRKDESVEGNRLDLYPYLAADFRGASWFVRPKVAYRYTAYDLIGNYNAFGYVGPLTPGIATPFTQTSPSRSLPIVSLDSGLIFDRSTSLFGTSYTQTLEPRIYYLYVPYRDQDNLPLFDTNLMSFDTWQLFTPNQFSGADRQMNANNLTGAITSRLLDENGVERLSASFGQIRYFTEQRVQLPYGNSVPPPTNWSGSDYVAELDTQLDDQWRVTSSYQWNPNTRLTDLGAIGVQRRLLTDGIINFSYRYRRTPGSVQPLLEQYDASIVYPVSDRWRLLGHWTYSVLDKATVEALAGVEYDSCCVALRLIARHYVNSYNYLTPAAGASTNTSIMFEVEFKGMGSSMGKSENLLRSGILGYQ; this is encoded by the coding sequence GTGACGCCCAAGCTGACTTCGCGCCACCTGCCCCCGCGCCGCCTGTTGGCGGTCGCTGCTGCCTTTGCCCTGTTCGGTGGCCCGGTTGAAGCTCAGTCGGCGCCGCAAACGTCGGGACCCACGATTACCGCCAGAGCGGCGGCGGGCTGCCCGCTCGGTGCGTTCCACTGCGCGCCAAGGCCGGTCAGTTTCGCGATGTGCCGACCGAACGCCATGCTCGATTTCTACGACCCGTTGCTGAGCAAGGACAGCTCGGTGCGTGCCACCTCCAATACCTATGTCTACGCCGAGCGCGTGGATAGCTCCAACCAGTCTATCTACCACCTTGAGGGGAGGGTGAAGATGGAACGCGCCGACCAGCGCGTTCAAGCCGACGTGGCGGACTACAACCAGGACACCAGCGACTACGATGCGCGCGGCAACGTGCGCTACCAGGAAGTCGGCCAGCTGATGTCTTCTGACCACATGCGTGGCAACCAGGACGCCAGCACCGGCATCGCCGACAACGTGACCTATCAGATGTTGACCTCACGCGGCCATGGCGTGGCCGAACAAGGCCAGATGCTGGACGATCAGCGCACCCGCTATTTCCAGGCGACCTATTCCACCTGCGATGTCGGCAGCCATGTGTGGGAACTGCGCGCCAAAGACATCCGCATGGACAAGGAGACCGGCGAGGGTATTGCCCGCAGCGCGACCATGTATGTCGGCAACGTGCCGATCTTTTACATGCCCTACTTCAGCTTCCCGATCAACGACGAGCGCAAGACCGGCTTCCTGGACCCGACCATTGGTAATTCCAGCCGCTCGGGCCTGATGATCAGCGCGCCCTATTACCTCAACCTGGCGCCGAATTACGACGCCACGCTGGATCCGCGCATCTACACCGACCGCGGCGTGTTACTGGGTGGCGAGTTCCGCTACTACGTCCCTGGCAGCACCGGCCAGATGAATATCGAGTTCCTGCCGAACGATCGTGGCACGACGGATCCAGATAGCGTCATCAACACCGAGAACACCAATCGCTACCTGTTCAAGCTCAACGACTATACGCACCTGTTTGGTCCGTGGGCATTCACGACAAGCATCAATCGCGCGTCGGATCGCAATTATCTGCGCGACTTCGGCAATGACCTGTTCACTGCATCCATCGGCACGCTCACATCGAGCGCCTACGTCGTGGGGAGCGGCACTTGGGGGGGCGGTAGCTTGTGGGCGGCCTGGATCGGCGCGGACGATTACCAGAACATCGACCCCTCGTTACCCGACAGCTCGGTGCAGTACAAGCGCTGGCCGCGCGCCGTCTTCAATGTGGATGTGCCGATCGAACGATGGCTGGAGTTTGGGGCCAATACCGAAGCGGTCGCCTTCCGCAAGGACGAGTCGGTCGAAGGCAATCGTCTCGACCTGTACCCCTATCTTGCCGCGGACTTTCGAGGTGCCTCGTGGTTTGTACGCCCCAAGGTCGCTTATCGCTATACGGCCTACGATCTGATCGGCAACTACAATGCGTTCGGCTACGTCGGACCACTCACGCCAGGCATAGCCACGCCATTCACTCAAACCTCGCCTAGCCGCTCGTTGCCCATTGTCAGTCTCGACAGCGGATTGATCTTCGACCGCAGCACATCGCTATTTGGCACCAGTTACACCCAGACACTGGAGCCTCGGATTTATTACCTGTATGTGCCGTACCGGGATCAGGACAACTTGCCGTTATTCGATACCAACCTGATGTCGTTCGACACTTGGCAGCTGTTTACGCCGAACCAATTTTCCGGCGCGGACCGGCAGATGAATGCCAACAATCTCACCGGCGCGATCACTTCGCGCCTGTTGGACGAAAACGGCGTCGAGCGCCTATCGGCGAGCTTTGGCCAAATCCGCTACTTCACCGAACAGCGGGTACAGCTGCCCTATGGCAATTCCGTCCCCCCGCCCACCAACTGGTCCGGCTCTGACTACGTTGCCGAGCTAGACACCCAGCTCGACGACCAATGGCGAGTCACCTCGTCCTATCAGTGGAACCCGAACACCCGCCTCACCGATCTCGGCGCGATCGGGGTTCAGCGACGCCTGCTCACCGACGGCATCATCAATTTCTCCTACCGCTACCGCCGCACCCCCGGCAGCGTGCAACCCCTGCTGGAACAATACGACGCATCCATTGTCTATCCCGTCTCCGATCGCTGGCGACTGCTTGGCCACTGGACGTATTCGGTGCTGGACAAGGCCACGGTGGAGGCGCTCGCTGGCGTGGAATATGACAGCTGCTGCGTTGCCCTACGCCTGATCGCACGACATTACGTGAATTCCTACAACTACCTTACGCCAGCGGCAGGCGCCTCCACCAACACCTCCATCATGTTTGAAGTCGAATTCAAGGGCATGGGGAGCTCGATGGGCAAGTCGGAAAACCTCCTGCGCAGTGGTATTCTTGGATATCAATAA
- a CDS encoding cob(I)yrinic acid a,c-diamide adenosyltransferase, whose protein sequence is MGNRLSKIYTRTGDDGSTGLGDGSRVAKDSLRVSAYGTVDELNSTIGMVLAAAGVDDAIREALTQVQHELFDLGGELCIPGMAMIEDKDIDRLEQVLDGFNDPLPPLKDFILPGGGMAASCCHLARTVCRRAEREVIALARVEDVRPQAQRYLNRLSDLLFVISRVLARASGHGEVLWQHERRRKA, encoded by the coding sequence GTGGGTAATCGCCTCTCAAAGATCTACACCCGCACGGGTGACGATGGCAGCACCGGCCTTGGCGATGGTTCCCGCGTCGCCAAAGACTCGCTACGCGTATCGGCCTATGGCACGGTCGACGAACTCAACAGCACCATCGGCATGGTGCTGGCTGCCGCTGGCGTGGACGACGCCATCCGCGAAGCACTGACCCAGGTCCAGCATGAGCTGTTCGACCTCGGCGGCGAGCTGTGTATTCCCGGCATGGCGATGATCGAGGACAAGGACATCGACCGGCTGGAGCAGGTGCTCGACGGTTTTAATGACCCGCTGCCGCCGCTCAAGGACTTCATCCTGCCCGGCGGCGGCATGGCCGCGTCCTGCTGCCATCTGGCACGCACCGTGTGTCGCCGTGCCGAGCGTGAAGTCATCGCACTGGCCCGTGTCGAAGACGTGCGACCGCAAGCCCAACGCTACCTCAACCGCCTTTCCGACCTGCTGTTCGTGATCTCCCGCGTGCTGGCCCGCGCCAGCGGCCACGGTGAGGTGTTATGGCAGCACGAGCGCCGCCGAAAAGCGTAG
- the rsmA gene encoding 16S rRNA (adenine(1518)-N(6)/adenine(1519)-N(6))-dimethyltransferase RsmA, whose amino-acid sequence MNARPKKSFGQHFLHEKRYIERIVSAISPRAEDFVVEIGPGEGALTLPLLAAAGKLTAIELDTDLIPGLKARAASVGELNIIHSDVLKVDFTALAHRQGVERLRVAGNLPYYISSPILFHCVEHARAIQDMHFMLQKEVVDRMAAEPGSKVYGRLSVMLQLACRVEPLFTVPPGAFRPPPKVDSAVVRLVPLAPEQLPDADPERIYTIVKAAFAQRRKTLSNALKNVMDSSAIIAADVDPKARAETLSPHDYVRLAKVVMG is encoded by the coding sequence ATGAACGCCCGTCCCAAGAAAAGCTTCGGCCAGCACTTCCTCCACGAGAAGCGCTATATCGAGCGCATCGTCAGCGCCATCTCGCCACGCGCGGAGGACTTCGTCGTGGAGATCGGCCCGGGCGAAGGCGCACTGACCCTGCCGCTGCTTGCCGCCGCGGGCAAGCTCACCGCGATCGAACTGGACACTGACCTGATTCCCGGCCTCAAGGCGCGGGCGGCCAGCGTTGGCGAGTTGAACATCATCCACTCGGACGTGCTCAAGGTGGACTTCACCGCCCTCGCCCATCGCCAGGGTGTGGAGCGTCTGCGCGTGGCCGGCAACCTGCCGTACTACATCTCCAGCCCGATCCTGTTCCACTGCGTCGAGCACGCTCGCGCCATCCAGGACATGCACTTCATGCTGCAGAAGGAAGTGGTCGACCGCATGGCGGCTGAGCCTGGCAGCAAGGTGTACGGGCGGCTCTCGGTGATGTTGCAGCTGGCTTGTCGGGTGGAACCGCTGTTCACGGTACCGCCCGGCGCATTCCGCCCACCGCCGAAGGTCGATTCGGCCGTCGTGCGGCTGGTGCCTCTCGCGCCCGAGCAATTACCGGACGCCGATCCCGAGCGGATTTACACCATCGTCAAGGCGGCATTCGCCCAACGGCGGAAAACGCTCAGCAATGCGCTCAAGAACGTCATGGACAGCAGCGCCATCATCGCCGCGGATGTAGACCCCAAGGCCCGCGCCGAAACCCTCTCGCCGCACGACTACGTGCGTCTGGCCAAAGTTGTTATGGGTTGA
- the pdxA gene encoding 4-hydroxythreonine-4-phosphate dehydrogenase PdxA: MSNDTLPRLAITAGEPAGIGPELLIRLAATPLAANFIAIADRHLLQRAADRCGLPVEFIDDDSAPIRTRRPGELRIHHVALDTQEVPGQPDPRNARHVLATLAEAADGCMAGRYAAVVTAPLQKSSINEAGIRFSGHTEFFAERAHADVVMMLASPELRVALATTHLPLSAVPAAITPATLERVLRIVQRELRDKFGFGEPRIAVLGLNPHAGEGGHLGREEIDTIIPLLDTLRAEGMQLIGPLPADTAFVPAQRERYDAVLAMYHDQALPVLKSEAFDRTVNLTLGLPFIRTSVDHGTALDLAGTGRADPSSLIAAARMALELVARRQHTGTHGVDDG; this comes from the coding sequence TTGAGCAACGACACCCTACCCCGGCTTGCCATCACTGCGGGTGAGCCGGCGGGGATCGGCCCAGAGCTGTTGATCCGATTGGCCGCCACTCCGTTGGCGGCCAATTTCATTGCGATCGCCGATCGCCATCTGCTGCAGCGAGCCGCTGACCGCTGCGGCCTGCCGGTCGAGTTTATCGACGACGATTCGGCGCCAATTCGCACTCGGCGTCCCGGCGAACTGCGCATTCATCATGTAGCGCTGGATACGCAGGAAGTACCGGGGCAGCCTGATCCACGCAATGCCCGACATGTGCTGGCCACGCTCGCCGAGGCGGCGGATGGTTGCATGGCAGGACGCTACGCTGCCGTCGTCACTGCCCCGCTGCAAAAATCGTCCATCAACGAAGCAGGCATCCGCTTCAGCGGGCATACCGAATTTTTCGCCGAGCGCGCCCACGCCGATGTCGTCATGATGCTGGCCAGTCCAGAGTTGCGCGTCGCGCTGGCCACGACACACCTCCCGTTGTCTGCCGTGCCTGCTGCCATTACGCCGGCGACGCTGGAACGCGTCCTGCGCATCGTTCAGCGCGAACTGCGGGACAAGTTCGGCTTTGGCGAACCGCGCATCGCCGTGCTGGGCCTCAACCCTCATGCGGGCGAAGGTGGTCATCTCGGGCGTGAGGAGATCGATACGATCATCCCCTTGCTGGACACCCTACGCGCTGAAGGGATGCAACTGATCGGGCCGCTGCCCGCCGATACCGCCTTCGTGCCCGCCCAACGTGAGCGCTACGATGCGGTATTGGCGATGTACCACGACCAGGCCCTGCCTGTACTCAAGAGCGAAGCCTTTGACCGCACAGTCAATCTCACCCTGGGTCTACCCTTCATCCGCACCTCGGTGGACCACGGCACCGCGCTCGATCTCGCCGGAACCGGTCGCGCAGATCCATCGAGCCTGATCGCCGCGGCGCGGATGGCGCTGGAGCTCGTGGCACGACGCCAACACACGGGCACGCACGGAGTGGACGATGGGTAG
- the apaG gene encoding Co2+/Mg2+ efflux protein ApaG: MNERSSYTIDVQVEPRFVPDQSRPGDNRYVFAYTITLHNAGDVPARLLTRHWVITDANGKVEEVSGEGVVGEQPWIRPGDEYEYTSGAVLETAVGVMQGSYEMLADDGTRFETPIPPFTLSIPRTLH; this comes from the coding sequence ATGAACGAAAGATCTTCCTACACGATCGACGTGCAGGTCGAACCCCGCTTTGTCCCCGATCAATCCCGTCCCGGCGACAACCGCTACGTCTTCGCCTACACGATCACCCTTCACAACGCAGGCGATGTCCCCGCACGCCTGCTGACGCGCCACTGGGTCATTACCGACGCCAATGGCAAGGTCGAAGAAGTCAGCGGGGAAGGCGTCGTCGGCGAGCAGCCGTGGATTCGACCCGGCGACGAATACGAATACACCTCGGGCGCCGTGCTGGAAACGGCGGTCGGGGTGATGCAGGGCAGCTATGAAATGCTGGCTGACGACGGTACGCGTTTCGAAACGCCAATTCCGCCGTTCACCCTGTCGATTCCGCGAACGCTGCACTGA